Below is a genomic region from Thermithiobacillus plumbiphilus.
CAGCGCAACATGGGTACGCTGATGTGTCACTACCGGCACCACGCCCACGGCGATCCGCTGAAATATCCCGGCCTGCAGGACATCACCGCGCACGTGGACTTTTCGGCGGTGGCGAAGGCGGGGCAGGCGGCGGGCCTGGATGTGCTTGGCTTCGCCACCCAGGCCCAGTTCTTGATGGATGCCGGCCTGCAATCGGTGTTGATGGAATCTCTATCGGCCGATCCGGCAGTACAGCTGGCCCTGGCCAACCAGGTCAAGCGCTTGACCTTGCCCGGGGAAATGGGCGAAATGTTCAAGGTGCTGGCGCTTGGCCGGAGAATGCCAGGCCCCCTGCCGGGCTTTGGCCGGGGACTCGCGGGCGCGTTTTGATTCAGCGTGATTCGCGGCCCAGGCGAATGCGGGACAAGCGCTCGGTGCGGCTGCGGCCCTTGCCAAGATAGCCCGGCACCACGGTCTCGATGGCTTCGGGCTGTATGCCGAAAAACGCCGGAAAGCAGTCAGCCTCGCAGACGTTGTCCACGGAAAGGCTATGAAGATTGTCCCTGGTCATCAGCTTGCCAGGCAGGCGTTCAAGCACATTGGCCTGGACATAGGCCAGCCAGTCCGGCAGATTGATGATGGCCTTGTGGCTGCCTATCACCGAGCGCGTGTATTCCACGAGTTCTCGCAGGGTATAGCTGCGCGGTCCGCAAAGATCATAGATCTGGCCATGGGTGCGCGAATTGTCCAGGGCCCGGACGAAGGCCTCTGCCACATCCTCGACCCAGACCGGTTGCAGCCTGGCATGGGGTTTGGCCAAGGGCAGAAACATAGGGATGCGCCGCAGCAAGCGGGCGAAGCGGGTAAAGAAGCTGTCCCCATGGCCGAAGATGATGGAAGGGCGGAAAATTGTGACCTGCAGACCCTGGCCCCAGACCAGCTTGGGACCGTCGAGATAAGTGAACCAGCCCTTGGCAGCGCTGTCCTCTCCGGCCTGACGGACGATCTCCTGGCCAATCCCCTTGGAACGCAGATAGGCGCTGGGGGCGGTGGGATCCGCTCCCAGCGCGCTCATGTGCAGAACCCGTGATACGCCGACCTTGCCGCAGGTGTTGACCACCAGCCGGGGCAGTTCCTCGTGGATCTGGTGAAAGTCACCGCGACGCTCGGGCGGAAGATCGTTGCGGCCACGCTTGCGCTCGTTGAGGATGCCGACCAGATTGATGACGGCATCCATGCCCTCCAGTTGCTTGGTAAGCGTCATTGGATCCAGGGGATTGCCTTCCACCAGTTCCACATTAGGCATGACCAGCAATTCCCGGTGATTTTCCCGGTTGCGCGTCAGAATCCTTACCCTTATGCCCTTGGCATCCAGTCTCTCGGCAATGTGGCGGCCAACGAAGCCGCTACCGCCAAGGATGCAAACCTTGCGAATGGTCATGCCTTTCCCCTTGAACTGCTGCGAATCAGTGAGTTTTACAGCCTATCTTGTGAAGCAGGGATTTTCCCCGCCGGATGTGGAATCGTCAAGCCATAGGATGGGCTGCACAGGAAATGAGGGGTGTGTGGAGAAATGGCACGGGTTGCTGAGCTTGCGATGTGAGAAGCGGGCAGGAGGCCACCGATCCCGGCAAAGGATCACGTGACCTCCTGGTGAGACAGGGCTACTTATTTTCTTCAGCGGACTTTTCGAGTTTCTCGCCGCCGGTTTGTACGTCCTCGCCCAGTCCGGACATGGTGTTGCAGGCTGCAAGCCCGAGATAACCCATCAGTACCGTTCCAAGCACCAGCGCCTTCGCCATTTTCATTTGCTACCTCCTAGTTTACCTGATGAGCAGGATCATTCCGCAGCAGTAACTTTATATCTACCAGTTGTAGACTCAATACAACAAAGGTCGGTCCGTGAAGTTGGGTCGAGCGGCATGAGTTGGCTGGCATCCTGCCACAATGGCAACTGACACGGATTTTTCATAAAAATGTGCAGCCATGTGAAAAACAAGGAGAAACGCTGATTTATTCGCCATGTATAGGTCTTAAGGCGGGAGGCGTGGCCCGCAACACTACGGCAAATGCAGGATGCAAAAGCGTTCGTGGTATAAGATGATGAATCCTTATTCGCAGTGCCTTTGAGATTCCGAGGCTTTTCGGCGAGACCTTGAAATGCGCGAGCAATGCCACAATATATTTCAGTGTACAGGTGGATTGAAAGTACTTGGAGGTGGCAATGAGCATGGCAAACTGGATAACACGTGATCTGGCCCAGATCAAGGAAGCAGCCTGCGTCTATGCGGAAGAAATCGGGCGACCCTGGATTCTTTTTGATGACAGATATGGTGCGGCGCTGGCTGATACGCCTGAAGGCATGGTGTGGGAGCAAAGTGGTGCGGGCGGCCCGGAAACCCAGGGCATGTTGCTGTTCCCGGATTATGCTTCTGTCCAGGACCTGATTCATTTCCGGGGAGAAGAGCTCGCGGGCGCCCGGCCCATGCATATCCGCGACTGGCCAGTCCATGGCGAGCCGGGCCAGATGATGCTGCAGATCGAGCAGGGTGCCTATCTGGAAGGCGCGCAGCGGATGACCGATGCCGTGCAGGTGAGAATCCTGCCCTGGTCGGTGGAGAATGGCGTCCCCAGTGTGCTGATGCTGGATGCCCGGCTCAACTTCGTTGCGCCCGAGGAGCCGCGCCTGCAGTGATCAGGCGGTCTGCTCCGGCTTGTCGGCCCGGAAAATCAGCCATAGGCCAAGCAGGATCATGGGAATGCTCAACAGTTGCCCCATGCTCAAGGGCCCCAGTATGTAGCCAAGCTGCACGTCCGGCTCGCGGGTGAATTCCACCAGGAAGCGGGCCAGTCCATAGCCTGCCAGAAACAGGCCGAATATCGCCCCCCGCGCCCGCGGACGGGCACTGTAAATCCAGAGTACCGTAAACAGCAGCACGCCTTCGAGCAGAAACTCGTACAGCTGGGATGGATGCCGGGCCATGGGCCCGCCGCCCGGAAAGACCATGGCCCAGGGTACATCGCTTGCCCGGCCATAGAGTTCGCCATTGATGAAATTCCCGAGACGCCCGAGGCCCAAGCCGATCGGCACCACGGGGGCGATGAAATCGGCCGTGCGCAGGAAATCCTTGCCAGTCTTGCGGGTAAAGAGATAGCCGGCGAAGATCACGCCCAGCAGGCCGCCGTGAAAGGACATGCCGCCTTCCCAGACCGCGAACATCGCAGCGGGATGCTCCATGTAGAAGGGCAGATTGTAAAACAGCACATATCCCAGCCGTCCACCGAGGATGACCCCCAGGGCGGCATAGAAGATGAAATCGGAGATTTCTTCCCCGGTCCAGTGCCAGTGCGGCGCGCGACTGCGATATTTCAGCAGGGACCAGGCGCCCAGGAAGCCCAGAACGTACATCAGGCCGTACCAGCGGATGGCCAGCGGGCCGAGTTGGAGTGCCACCGGATCAAACTGGGGAAAAGTGAGCATGTTGGGTCATCCGTTGAAGTTTGCGGCCCAGGCCATCGCTTCCAGATGGGCCCGGCTGATGCTGTCATGTCCGATATGCAGCCTGTCACTGAGTTGGGTGATACGCGGGCTGTCGCCAGCCTCGACCGCCTTGACCAGCGCCAGGATCGTTCCATAGGGTCCGGATTCGTCCAGCAGGGCGGAGACGATGTCCTGCGGCAGCCGGATTTCCTTCAATACGGCTGCCAGAGGCATCTGCAGCAGTGGCTCCATCAATGAGAACATGCCCGTGATGAAGAGCTGATCCAGAAAGTCGCGCTGTCCTGCCTGTTGCTGCAGGGCCTGCTGGCCCAGCAGTTCCGCCAGCCTGCCCCTGACCACGGCAGTCGTCACCAGGGCGGAGGGTGGCCTGTCCGAGGTGCCGGCGAAAAGGATCAGGGTGAGCCAGCGGTAAAGCTGTTGTCGCCCGAGCGTGATCAGGGCGCGGCGGATACTGCTGACCTCCTGTGCCTGCCCCATCGCGGCCGAGTTGATCAGGCGCAGCAGCTTGAAAGACAAGGCCGCATCCCGGCTGATGATTTCCTCGAGCTGGCTGATCTCTGCTTCACCCATGAGCAGGTTGAGCAGCTGGATCACGCTCAGTTTGTTGCTGGATGGCGTATTGTCGGCCAGCAGTACGGGGCGGGCAAAGTAGTAGCCCTGGAAATAGTCGAATCCGGCCTCCCGGCATGCGCTGGCCTGCTCCTGGGTTTCCACCCGGCAGGCGACCAGTTTGGCCGGAAACTTGCGCAGGACCTTGACCAGCCCGGCCATCTGCTCCAGGGCAATCTGCTGGATGTTCAGTTTCACGTAGCTGACCAGCGGCAATAGCGCGAGGTTTGCGGCATTGGGCAGGAAGTTGTCCAGGGCAATTGTATACCCCTTGGCCCGCAGATCCTTGCAACCCTGCACAAAGGCCGGGTCAACCTGTGTACCGGCCTCTGACTCAAGTACCAGCTGGTCCTTGGGGAAGAGCGCCAGGCTGGCCTCATCCAGGAATTCGTGGGGAAAATTGACGAAGGCCTTGCGTCCGGCCAGCACCTCGGCGCTACCCAGGTTGCTGAAGATGCTGATCAGCACCCGCGCGGAGGCGAGAACGGGATCCTCGATCATCGCTTCTTCGGCATTGGGCGAGGACCGGGTGAAAAATTCATATCCCAGGATGGCTTCCCTGCTGTCGAGAATCAACTGGCGGCCAAGATAATGCGTGCTGGACATATTCTGCTCGTGTTTGCATTTCGCCAGAGCCTATCATAAAAAGCCCTGATAGGGGCAGGCACCCGGCAGGGAGGAATCACTGCCTGGATCTGCTGGTGAAAAGATAGTCACTTTGGACAGGAAAGCACGGAGATCGAGTCATGGCAAAAACCCTGGGAGATTTCATCGCGGAGGCGCGCCGGCAGATTCAGGAGATCGACGCCGATTCGCTGGAGGACTGGAGCCGCGGTCGGGACGATCTGTTGCTGGTGGATGTGCGTGAACCCGAGGAGTTCCAGGCGGGCCATCTGCCAGGCGCCATCCTGGTGCCTCGGGGCACCCTGGAAGCGGCGGCCGATCCCGGCACCAGGCATCGCCATCCCCTGCTCTGCGATGCCCGTTGCCGCCCGGTGGTGCTCTATTGCGCCAGCGGTGGCCGCTCGGCCCTGGCCGCGCGCACGCTGCAGGACATGGGCTTTGAGGAAGTATACAGCCTGGCCGGTGGCATGGATGTCTGGGAAGCCGAGGGCTTTCCCGTCGAGGAGTGATCAGAGGCTTTCCGGCAGGCAGCGGCTGGGTTGCCGCTGCCTGGGAACTCAAAGGCTGTAGCCGAAATTCTCTGCAAAACGGACGTTGAAGCCGTCGCGGTCAAAGACGTGATTCTGGGTGCCGTGCTGCTCGATCTTGATCGCCCCCATCAGCGAGGCAATCCGGGCCGTTGTTTCCAGATCCATGCCCTGCTCCAGCCCAAACAGCAGGCCGGCGCGGTAGGCATCGCCGCAACCGGTGGGATCCACCACCTGCTGTGGCCTTGCCGCCGGTACCTCCAGCGCCATTCCTTCGTGCAGTATCACTGAGCCATGTTCGCCACGGGTAATGACGAAGGCCTCCACGCGTTCGCTCAATTTCCTGGCCGAAATCCCGGTACGCTCTTCGATGAGCCTGGACTCGTAGTCGTTGACGGTCACGAGGCTGGCCTTGTCGATGAGGTCCAGCAGAGCCGGGCCATCGAACATCGGCAAACCCTGGCCGGGATCGAAAATGAAGGGAATGCCGGCTGCAGCGAACTCGCTGGCGTGCTGCAGCATGGCTTCACGCCCGTCCGGGGACACGATGCCCCAGCTGACCTGCCCGAGATCCGTGCTGTCGATGCGGGTCTGGTGCGCTTCACTCATGGCCCCCGGATGAAAGGCGGTGATCTGGTTGTCATCAAGGTCGGTGGTAATGAAGGCCTGGGCCGTGTAGTATTCCTGCAACAGCCGGATGTGGCGGGTCTCGATCTCCCAGCGCCTCAGCCATTCGCTGTAGGGCCCAAAGTCCTGGCCAGCCGTCCCCAGGATCCAGGGCTCGCCGCCCAGCAATTTCAGGTTGTAGGCAATGTTGCCCGCGCAGCCACCGAACTCTCGGCGCAGTTCCGGAACAAGAAAGGATACGTTCAGGATATGTACTTGTTCAGGCAGAATATGTCGCTTGAATTGGTCCGGGAAGACCATGATAGTGTCGTAGGCAAGCGAGCCACAGATCAGAATGGCCATGTTCGGAAATTCCTCGATTGGGGGGAGGGCAGAGACTAAGGTCTTAGTACGATGGACACAAGCATTTACCCTTGAATTTTTACATTATAGCCACAACCGTCTGTTATGACATACACTCTAACACGCGTGGCTGCCGTATTCGGCCAGGGTACCAGGGCGGTTATATGTCCTGTTGCTTGTAGAGCAGCAAAAGATGACCCATCAACATGAACGATAAGGAGAAATCTTATGCGCCAATCCACCATTCTGGTAGCTGCAATTGCGGCTGCCTTCAGTACGAGTGCCATGGCTCAAGAGCCAGCCTCGGACCGCGCCACCATTGGTGGCGCCTATATCAATCTCTATGGCGGTAACACCTTCTATGATGATAGTGCCCATTTCGGGCTCGGTAGCAAGAATAACGCTGGTACTGCCGGCTTGCGGATCGGTACTCGCACTTCGCCGCACTTTGGCGTGGAGCTGGATCTCAACTACGCGCACGTGCCTTACAAGGATGATCTTGCACCTACCGGTCTTCCCTACAGTGCCTATTCCGGCGGTGATCGATTCAAGGGCCAATTCTCCGGCGCCCTGGTCGGTGTCCTCTATGCCCTGGATCGCGACAGCACTCCCTACATGACCATCGGCGTGGGTGCTTCCAGCTATCGTTACGCGCAGAGTGCGGTTACCGGGAATGATGACCGTACCGAAAACCTGATGACGCTCTGGGGACTTGGCTACAAACACCGTCTGGGCAAGAGCCTGGACCTGCGCCTGGACGCCCAGGATGAAATGCTCTGGAATACCCCGGCAGATCCCGGTGGCGTGCTGAACAATCTGCGGCTCACCGCCGGTGTTGGATTTGCTTTTGGTGGCAGCAAGCCCATGCCGGCTCCGGTCGCTGCAGCGGCCCCGGAGCCAACGCCAGCCCCGGAACTGCCGCCAGCCGTACAGCCGGCTCAGGTCGAGTCGATGCCCATAGTCGTTACGGAAACCGAGCGCACGCTGCTGGAAAACAAGCCGGTGACCATCGATGCCGCCAAGTTTGACTTCGACAAGGCCGAGCTTCGTCCGAGTGCATACCCCACGCTGGACGAGATCGTCGAGTTCTCGCAGAAGTACCCGGATGCGCAATTCTTTGTCGACGGGCATACGGACAGCATCGGTTCCGAAAGCTACAACCGCCAGTTGTCGAAGAAGCGCGCCCAGGCGGTCAAGGACTATCTGACCGACAAGGGTGTGCCCTCGGAGCGCCTGAAGGTGCGCGCTCTGGGTG
It encodes:
- a CDS encoding complex I NDUFA9 subunit family protein — encoded protein: MTIRKVCILGGSGFVGRHIAERLDAKGIRVRILTRNRENHRELLVMPNVELVEGNPLDPMTLTKQLEGMDAVINLVGILNERKRGRNDLPPERRGDFHQIHEELPRLVVNTCGKVGVSRVLHMSALGADPTAPSAYLRSKGIGQEIVRQAGEDSAAKGWFTYLDGPKLVWGQGLQVTIFRPSIIFGHGDSFFTRFARLLRRIPMFLPLAKPHARLQPVWVEDVAEAFVRALDNSRTHGQIYDLCGPRSYTLRELVEYTRSVIGSHKAIINLPDWLAYVQANVLERLPGKLMTRDNLHSLSVDNVCEADCFPAFFGIQPEAIETVVPGYLGKGRSRTERLSRIRLGRESR
- a CDS encoding OmpA family protein, with translation MRQSTILVAAIAAAFSTSAMAQEPASDRATIGGAYINLYGGNTFYDDSAHFGLGSKNNAGTAGLRIGTRTSPHFGVELDLNYAHVPYKDDLAPTGLPYSAYSGGDRFKGQFSGALVGVLYALDRDSTPYMTIGVGASSYRYAQSAVTGNDDRTENLMTLWGLGYKHRLGKSLDLRLDAQDEMLWNTPADPGGVLNNLRLTAGVGFAFGGSKPMPAPVAAAAPEPTPAPELPPAVQPAQVESMPIVVTETERTLLENKPVTIDAAKFDFDKAELRPSAYPTLDEIVEFSQKYPDAQFFVDGHTDSIGSESYNRQLSKKRAQAVKDYLTDKGVPSERLKVRALGESRPIASNKTADGRAKNRRVEVRTTIQVQRTSTERSVRPMQQQGPAGQSGGTGGMDSSSPMMQPAQ
- a CDS encoding entericidin A/B family lipoprotein, coding for MKMAKALVLGTVLMGYLGLAACNTMSGLGEDVQTGGEKLEKSAEENK
- the lgt gene encoding prolipoprotein diacylglyceryl transferase; the protein is MLTFPQFDPVALQLGPLAIRWYGLMYVLGFLGAWSLLKYRSRAPHWHWTGEEISDFIFYAALGVILGGRLGYVLFYNLPFYMEHPAAMFAVWEGGMSFHGGLLGVIFAGYLFTRKTGKDFLRTADFIAPVVPIGLGLGRLGNFINGELYGRASDVPWAMVFPGGGPMARHPSQLYEFLLEGVLLFTVLWIYSARPRARGAIFGLFLAGYGLARFLVEFTREPDVQLGYILGPLSMGQLLSIPMILLGLWLIFRADKPEQTA
- a CDS encoding rhodanese-like domain-containing protein, translating into MAKTLGDFIAEARRQIQEIDADSLEDWSRGRDDLLLVDVREPEEFQAGHLPGAILVPRGTLEAAADPGTRHRHPLLCDARCRPVVLYCASGGRSALAARTLQDMGFEEVYSLAGGMDVWEAEGFPVEE
- a CDS encoding carbohydrate kinase family protein → MAILICGSLAYDTIMVFPDQFKRHILPEQVHILNVSFLVPELRREFGGCAGNIAYNLKLLGGEPWILGTAGQDFGPYSEWLRRWEIETRHIRLLQEYYTAQAFITTDLDDNQITAFHPGAMSEAHQTRIDSTDLGQVSWGIVSPDGREAMLQHASEFAAAGIPFIFDPGQGLPMFDGPALLDLIDKASLVTVNDYESRLIEERTGISARKLSERVEAFVITRGEHGSVILHEGMALEVPAARPQQVVDPTGCGDAYRAGLLFGLEQGMDLETTARIASLMGAIKIEQHGTQNHVFDRDGFNVRFAENFGYSL
- a CDS encoding EAL and HDOD domain-containing protein — translated: MSSTHYLGRQLILDSREAILGYEFFTRSSPNAEEAMIEDPVLASARVLISIFSNLGSAEVLAGRKAFVNFPHEFLDEASLALFPKDQLVLESEAGTQVDPAFVQGCKDLRAKGYTIALDNFLPNAANLALLPLVSYVKLNIQQIALEQMAGLVKVLRKFPAKLVACRVETQEQASACREAGFDYFQGYYFARPVLLADNTPSSNKLSVIQLLNLLMGEAEISQLEEIISRDAALSFKLLRLINSAAMGQAQEVSSIRRALITLGRQQLYRWLTLILFAGTSDRPPSALVTTAVVRGRLAELLGQQALQQQAGQRDFLDQLFITGMFSLMEPLLQMPLAAVLKEIRLPQDIVSALLDESGPYGTILALVKAVEAGDSPRITQLSDRLHIGHDSISRAHLEAMAWAANFNG